From one Helicoverpa zea isolate HzStark_Cry1AcR chromosome 10, ilHelZeax1.1, whole genome shotgun sequence genomic stretch:
- the LOC124634135 gene encoding uncharacterized protein LOC124634135 encodes MVRTLGPPTWFMTFSCNDLNWPDMTKALLIAEGRDVNEAESLTFPERLQLVQKHPVVVSRQFTVRVNALMRFLKRDPDCLGGPVVDFWYRIEFQNRGSPHLHMLVWCDNIPDFMTNEGIEVIERVVSCSLMPDDPVLKTLIEDVQTHKHTATCYKNRNDRYCRFGFPRPAHETTICLGPDEVLSNNGRFCCLKRTADETMVNNYNPTLLSLWKGNIDVQPCGNVTAVAYYVAKYASKCEPHDTGEVVREAVAKAKRQGGPVWNQLFAVSMAILSQRLVSAPECAYRLCHLPLKMSSRKTVFINSCKPNERFRLLRFDSDDTSIYNNIFDRYILRPDELEQLSLAEFAVRFESISNSSWNEDNGDEELRREDVSPARYIRLRDNTRMRIRNKSAVLRTRYFTLSSDKEAYYYSLLVCHVPFRDESDLLLEEETAEQCFIRRQRDLRPLQGNVSAEEFAHAEQMIQQALAQAVALNAARDAGDVGDAPLIYCGEQIVNNDDNYCEDVCERSVMPDEVFLGNIRGLNVQQKDLFQKVSAAVESDLQGHESQLLLFITGGAGSGKSFVLKLLVEHIKRCYAPTVDILLKAKFVELGSLTGVAARQIFGKTLHSIFSLPIEKGNTMTYKKMTGQKLENERRKWRHINWLIIDEISMVSYENLRIIHLRLQEYKNNDNLFGGVHILLFGDILQLPPSMMLGIESRVMLRRNISVSDGLVNGAMGVVKKIKWPALRRDQLEEGELPESVLLQFDDPSVGLRIKDDEGYVAISPVCTTFQAQRGYGDVERRMLPLILSWAVTVHKLQGTTLDKAVIDLGKKNFAKGQIYVALSRVKTLEGIALSDLDANKLLIRPHDEKALTEMIRLRNLNNN; translated from the exons ATGGTCCGAACTTTGGGGCCTCCTACGTGGTTCATGACATTCTCTTGCAATGATCTGAATTGGCCAGACATGACAAAAGCCCTGCTTATCGCAGAAGGTCGTGACGTAAATGAAGCAGAGAGCCTGACTTTTCCCGAGCGTTTACAGCTGGTACAAAAACATCCGGTGGTGGTCTCTCGACAATTTACGGTGCGCGTGAATGCTCTGATGCGATTCCTCAAACGCGACCCTGATTGCTTAGGTGGTCCGGTAGTTGACTTTTGGTATAGAATCGAATTCCAAAATCGCGGAAGTCCACATCTTCATATGTTGGTTTGGTGTGACAATATACCAGATTTCATGACGAATGAGGGTATCGAGGTGATAGAAAGGGTTGTTTCATGCTCCTTAATGCCTGATGATCCTGTATTGAAGACATTAATAGAAGACGTGCAAACACATAAACACACGGCCACGTGCTACAAAAATCGCAACGATCGTTATTGTCGTTTTGGTTTCCCCAGGCCCGCACATGAGACGACAATTTGCTTAGGGCCTGACGAAGTATTGTCAAACAATGGACGATTTTGTTGTTTGAAACGAACTGCAGACGAAACTATGGTGAACAATTATAATCCAACTTTATTGAGCCTATGGAAAGGAAACATTGACGTCCAGCCATGTGGTAACGTAACAGCAGTTGCGTACTACGTGGCTAAATACGCAAGCAAGTGTGAGCCCCATGACACAGGTGAAGTTGTTCGAGAAGCCGTGGCAAAAGCCAAAAGGCAAGGTGGTCCTGTGTGGAATCAGTTATTTGCAGTCTCAATGGCCATTTTGTCTCAGCGCCTTGTAAGTGCTCCCGAATGTGCATATAGATTGTGTCATTTACCTCTTAAAATGTCTTCACGGAAAACAGTCTTCATAAACAGCTGCAAGCCAAATGAACGTTTCAGACTTCTACGATTTGACAGTGACGATACatctatttacaataatattttcgaCCGGTATATATTGCGCCCAGACGAACTAGAACAGTTAAGTCTCGCTGAATTCGCAGTACGTTTCGAATCAATATCTAACTCATCATGGAACGAAGACAATGGTGATGAGGAATTACGGCGTGAAGATGTTTCACCGGCAAGATATATACGACTGAGAGATAACACGCGGATGCGTATAAGAAATAAATCTGCTGTATTGCGCACCCGATATTTTACTCTCAGCAGTGACAAAGAAGCCTATTACTACAGCTTATTAGTGTGTCATGTGCCATTCCGTGATGAGAGTGATCTACTACTCGAAGAGGAAACCGCTGAGCAGTGTTTCATTAGAAGGCAAAGAGATCTTCGTCCGTTACAGGGCAACGTTAGTGCTGAAGAGTTTGCTCACGCCGAGCAAATGATACAACAGGCTCTTGCTCAAGCGGTCGCTCTCAACGCTGCCCGTGACGCGGGTGACGTGGGTGATGCTCCTTTAATTTATTGCGGtgaacaaattgttaataacGATGATAATTATTGTGAAGATGTATGCGAAAGATCTGTAATGCCAGATGAAGTCTTTTTAGGAAATATACGAGGTCTTAATGTCCAACAGAAAGATCTCTTCCAAAAAGTTTCTGCAGCTGTGGAAAGTGATTTGCAGGGACATGaaagccaattattgttattcatTACTGGCGGTGCAGGAAGTGGAAAGTCtttcgttttgaaattattagttgaGCACATCAAACGGTGCTATGCACCTACAGTCGATATATTACTCAAGGCTAAATTTGTAGAATTAGGTTCTTTAACAGGAGTAGCCGCACGTCAAATATTTGGCAAAACATTGCACTCGATATTCTCTCTACCGATTGAAAAAGGCAATACCATGACCTACAAAAAAATGACTGGACAAAAGCTCGAAAATGAGAGGCGTAAATGGCGCCATATAAACTGGCTTATTATTGATGAGATTTCTATGGTGTCATATGAAAATTTGCGTATTATACACCTGCGACTCcaagaatacaaaaataatgacaattTATTCGGCGGGGTGCATATATTGTTGTTTGGTGATATACTGCAACTTCCACCG TCTATGATGTTGGGTATTGAATCGCGAGTCATGTTAAGGCGAAATATTTCGGTATCCGATGGGCTCGTGAATGGTGCCATGGGCgttgtaaagaaaattaaatggcCTGCTCTTAGAAGAGATCAATTAGAAGAAGGTGAATTGCCTGAATCTGTCCTTTTACAATTTGACGACCCTTCTGTTGGTCTAAGAATAAAAGATGATGAAGGTTATGTAGCAATTTCACCTGTTTGTACAACTTTCCAAGCGCAAAGAGGATATGGAGATGTCGAACGGAGGATGTTGCCACTCATTTTAAGTTGGGCCGTAACTGTTCACAAACTTCAGGGAACAACCCTTGATAAAGCAGTAATTGATTTAGGAAAGAAGAATTTTGCTAAGGGACAGATTTATGTAGCTCTCAGTCGAGTGAAAACCTTAGAAGGCATTGCACTATCTGATTTGGATGCAAATAAGCTATTAATCCGACCCCATGACGAAAAGGCTTTAACAGAAATGATAAGGTTGCGTAATCTTAACAACAACTAA
- the LOC124634134 gene encoding uncharacterized protein LOC124634134, with amino-acid sequence MRSKTSNFNIQLQCYVLPSITTSLPASHIYYDTLLIPDNVCLADPTFNIPSEIDLLIGADVYGDLLEADRIRLSNGPYLQNSKSNVDTHLRKFWELEEVVNSGSVLTEEERQCEEYFIKTTTRDNSGRFSVRVPLKESADVLGDSYERAKSRFLSLERKLDKSPSYKRLYSDFLREYNDLGHMSKINEYAWPHYFLLHHGVFREHSSTTKLRVVFDASAATTSNKSLNDIQMIGPPLLNDIPRLELCGALLGARLYRKILSSLRLTFTKVYFWTDSTIVMGWIRMPPHNLKTFVQNRVSQINDLTGDAIWLHIKGTDNPADIVSRGLHLNELQDNDLWWHGPAFLQSHDIEWSNNVVIDNEKLPELKVQHASMVCSNQNSDCLVDFNRFSSFNRLRRMSAYVLRFIGNTRVSKQDRKTGSLSVIELDAATIMLARLAQLQSFNSEYSDLDKKSVVKSKRILGLNPFLDEFKLIRVGGRLSNCNSFNNNKKHPILLCDPNDLQPLTPAHFLIGRPLTAPACRDLTEISIHRLMRYDVIEQMRQIFWKRWAKEYVAELQTRTKWKTRQDSLAINQLALIKDDNLPPLKWKLGRIIRMYPGTDGISRVADLLTSSGITRRAFSKICPLPVSP; translated from the exons ATGCGATCAAAAACGAGTAACTTTAACATTCAATTGCAATGTTATGTTTTGCCGAGCATTACAACGAGTTTGCCGGCATCTCATATTTATTACGACACACTCCTCATCCCAGACAACGTATGTCTCGCGGACCCCACGTTCAACATTCCATCAGAAATCGATTTGCTGATTGGTGCTGATGTTTATGGGGATTTATTGGAAGCGGATAGAATTCGATTATCAAACGGTCCATACCTACAAAACTCGAAG TCGAATGTTGATACACACTTACGTAAATTTTGGGAGCTAGAAGAAGTTGTAAATTCGGGTTCGGTATTAACCGAAGAAGAACGTCAGTGtgaggaatattttattaaaaccactACACGAGATAATAGTGGCAGGTTCTCAGTTCGAGTACCATTGAAGGAATCAGCTGATGTTCTCGGTGACTCATACGAGAGGGCAAAATCACGCTTCTTGTCATTAGAGCGGAAATTAGATAAATCCCCTTCGTATAAAAGGTTATACAGTGACTTTTTACGGGAATATAATGACCTAGGGCATATGTCTAAAATAAACGAATACGCATGGCCGCATTATTTCCTACTACATCATGGGGTATTCCGCGAGCACAGCAGTACAACAAAACTTCGTGTAGTGTTTGATGCTAGTGCCGCAACCACATCGAATAAGTCGTTAAATGACATACAGATGATAGGCCCTCCTCTCCTAAACGA TATTCCGCGGCTTGAACTTTGTGGTGCTTTGCTCGGCGCGCGGCTATATCGTAAAATTTTAAGTTCGTTAAGGCTTACGTTTACAAAAGTTTACTTTTGGACAGATTCCACCATAGTCATGGGCTGGATTAGAATGCCTCctcataatttaaaaacgtttGTCCAAAATCGAGTGTCTCAAATAAACGATCTTACGGGAGACGCGATTTGGTTGCATATTAAAGGCACAGATAATCCTGCAGATATTGTGTCGAGGGGCCTCCACTTAAACGAACTCCAAGACAATGACCTGTGGTGGCACGGGCCAGCCTTTTTACAGAGCCATGACATTGAATGGTCAAATAATGTTGTCATAGATAATGAAAAATTGCCTGAATTGAAGGTTCAACATGCGAGTATGGTGTGTAGTAATCAGAATAGTGATTGCTTAGtagattttaatagattttcttCATTCAATCGGCTGCGTCGAATGTCAGCCTATGTACTTAGGTTCATCGGTAACACACGTGTTAGTAAACAAGACCGAAAAACCGGTTCCTTATCTGTTATTGAGTTGGACGCTGCAACTATTATGTTAGCACGGCTTGCACAACTGCAATCGTTTAATAGCGAATATAGCGATTTAGATAAGAAATCGGTTGTAAAATCTAAAAGAATACTAGGTTTAAATCCTTTTCttgatgaatttaaattaatacgCGTTGGCGGAAGGTTGAGTAACTGTAATTCTTTTAATAACAACAAGAAACATCCTATTCTGTTGTG TGATCCTAACGACCTCCAACCCCTCACACCAGCCCATTTCCTTATCGGCCGGCCATTGACTGCTCCAGCCTGCAGAGATCTGACTGAAATATCGATTCATCGGTTAATGCGCTACGACGTTATTGAGCAGATGAGGCAAATATTCTGGAAACGATGGGCGAAGGAATATGTGGCGGAGTTGCAGACGCGCACTAAGTGGAAAACTCGTCAAGATTCTCTTGCGATCAATCAACTGGCTTTGATAAAAGACGACAACCTGCCGCCACTAAAATGGAAGTTAGGGAGAATCATACGAATGTATCCTGGAACCGATGGGATCTCAAGGGTGGCCGACCTACTGACGTCATCGGGCATCACACGTAGGGCATTCTCGAAAATATGCCCCCTGCCAGTATCACCATAG